A stretch of the Arvicola amphibius chromosome 8, mArvAmp1.2, whole genome shotgun sequence genome encodes the following:
- the LOC119821869 gene encoding interferon lambda-2-like, which translates to MKPGEAPDRCVGACPHSSGPPALTLSSCDSETAGGRLLLLLLLAAVLTGTRAHPVPGATRLPPDAKKCHLSRFKSLAPQELQAFKKAKDAIEEWLLEKDVKCSSRLFPRGWDLQQLQVQERPKALQAELALTLEVLENVTDSALGPILHQPLHTLRHIKSQLQACTQPQPTAEPKSPSHRLSRWLHRLQEAQEKETPGCLEASVTFNLFCLLIRDLECVARGDQCV; encoded by the exons ATGAAGCCAGGTGAGGCCCCAGACCGGTGCGTGGGGGCGTGTCCGCACAGCTCTGGTCCTCCAGCCCTCACTCTGTCCTCCTGTGACTCTGAAACAGCTGGGGGCcgcctgctcctcctgctgctgctggccgCGGTGCTGACGGGAACCCGCGCTCATCCTGTGCCTGGGGCCACCAGGCTCCCACCAGATGCAAAAAAATGCCACCTCTCCCGGTTCAAGTCTCTGGCCCCGCAAGAGCTGCAGGCCTTCAAGAAGGCCAAGGATGCCATA GAAGAGTGGCTGCTCGAGAAAGATGTCAAGTGCAGCTCCCGCCTCTTCCCCAGGGGCTGGGACCTACAGCAGCTGCAG GTCCAGGAGCGCCCCAAGGCCCTGCAGGCTGAGCTGGCCCTGACACTGGAGGTCCTGGAGAACGTGACTGACTCAGCCCTGGGCCCCATCCTGCACCAGCCTCTTCACACACTGCGCCACATCAAGTCCCAGCTGCAGGCCTGT ACACAGCCTCAGCCCACAGCAGAGCCCAAGTCCCCTAGTCACCGCCTCTCCCGCTGGCTGCACAGGCTCCAGGAGGCCCAGGAGAAG GAGACCCCCGGCTGCCTGGAGGCCTCTGTCACTTTCAACCTCTTCTGCCTGCTCATCCGGGACCTGGAGTGTGTGGCCAGGGGAGatcagtgtgtgtga